Sequence from the Methanospirillum lacunae genome:
AGACCCGGATTGATACTCATCCAGGGCCGTATGAATAGAGCATAATTCTGAACACAGTTCATAAATATGTCATTTTACTCTGAAAGAAAACACCATTTTCAAAACTTTCAGAGGTAACCGGAAAAATTCATCCTGAAAGGAGAGAGAAAGTTCATGCCCAAGAACAGCAGATATCAGCATTATTACTAATTCAAGGGGAGTATTATGATCTTTTTTCCATCTAAACCAATATCGGCATTCCTTATCGTTATCCTGATTTTTCTCTGTTTCTGTTCATCTTCAGTTGCAGAACAAAATGGGAACACGGGTAATGAACGTTCACTCGCTTCAGGAACAGTGAATCAAAACCAGAATTCCCTGTATGTTTCATCCGAACACGCTACAGACAGGCTGATTGTCAGGTATAATCCTGATAAAGTTAAGACAAAGTCAGAGATGATGTCTGTTCAGTCAGTGGCAAATGCAGATGCGGGGACGAAAGTTATTCATGATACCAGCAACAGTGGAATTCCCGGGATGCAGGTAGTTCAGGTTACCGGAACAACGTTGGAGAATGCCATGGAATCATACCAGTCCAATCCTGATGTCATGTACGTTGAACCAGATTACAAGATATCTTTAAGCCCGGGTGAAGATACCGGAGATGCTCCGGCAATGGCAAGTATGCAGGCTGTCAGTTCGTCATATCCGAACGACCCACAGTATCCGTACCTCTGGGGACTGCACAATACCGGGCAGTCGCCATTTTACGGAACAAGTAATGCAGATATTCAAGGTCCACTGGCATGGGGAGCAACGACCGGTTCACCTGCTGTTACCGTTGCAGTTGTGGATACCGGTGTAGATTATTCCCATCCGGATCTGGCAGCAAACATCTGGACTAATCCCGGAGAGATAGCAGGAAACGGTATTGATGATGATGGAAACGGATACATCGATGACACAAGAGGGTGGAATTTTATTGATAAGAACAATAATCCCATGGACGACAACGGGCATGGTACCCATTGTGCCGGGACCATTGCTGCAATAGGTAACAATGGTATCGGGATTGCCGGAGTAACCTGGAAATGCAAGATCATGCCCCTGAAATTCCTCAATTCCCAGGGAGACGGGTATGTTTCTGACGCTATCTCTGCAATTCTGTATGCAAATCTGAAGGGAGTCCCGGTAATATCTCTTTCATGGGGTGGGCTGCAATCCCAGTCACTCAAGGATGCAATTGACGCATCATCAGCCGTGGTTGTCTGTGCAGCAGGAAACACCGGTGCAAATGCAGATACCAATCCGATATATCCTGCTGCATACACTAGTAACAACGTCATTTCAGTTGCTGCAACTGACTACAATGACAAACTGGCATCTTTCTCGAATTATGGCCAACAATCTGTAGATCTCGCTGCTCCCGGAGTAAGTATTTACAGTACTGCTCCATCAGGAGGATACAAATTTATGAACGGGACATCCATGGCAACCCCCTATGTTTCAGGAGTTGCAGCTCTCTTAAAGTCCCAGAATCCTTCCATGACTGCAGTCCAGATAAAAAGCAGGATACTCAGCAGTTGCGACATTCTCTCTTCATTGTCAGGAAAAGTTGCAACAGGCGGAAGATTAAATGCAGCCAAGGCACTTGGAATCAGCAGTCCAACCCCGACTCAGACCCCTACAATTACCAGAACACCAACTATTACCCAGACTCCAAATCCAACACCAACCATAACCAGAACGCCTACTCAGACTCTGACTCCAACTCCTACCCCCACTGTTACCAGAACACCGACTCAGACCCGGACACCGTATCCAACACCGACCGTGACCAAAACCCCTATTCAGACTCTGACTCCAACTCCTACCTCCACTATTACCAAAATACCAACACAGACCCAGACTCCATATCCGACAAATCAACCCTCGAATAATTGTGGAATCTACAAAACTGATACTAAGACGAATTATCTCAGGCAGGGACAGGCCATGGTATTTGGCTATTACATTCCTGAAGACGGTCGATCCCGTATCGAGTGGAAGATGAATTCCTTTGGTATGTCTAATCCAGGAAAAGGTTCAATTAAAAACGATA
This genomic interval carries:
- a CDS encoding S8 family peptidase encodes the protein MIFFPSKPISAFLIVILIFLCFCSSSVAEQNGNTGNERSLASGTVNQNQNSLYVSSEHATDRLIVRYNPDKVKTKSEMMSVQSVANADAGTKVIHDTSNSGIPGMQVVQVTGTTLENAMESYQSNPDVMYVEPDYKISLSPGEDTGDAPAMASMQAVSSSYPNDPQYPYLWGLHNTGQSPFYGTSNADIQGPLAWGATTGSPAVTVAVVDTGVDYSHPDLAANIWTNPGEIAGNGIDDDGNGYIDDTRGWNFIDKNNNPMDDNGHGTHCAGTIAAIGNNGIGIAGVTWKCKIMPLKFLNSQGDGYVSDAISAILYANLKGVPVISLSWGGLQSQSLKDAIDASSAVVVCAAGNTGANADTNPIYPAAYTSNNVISVAATDYNDKLASFSNYGQQSVDLAAPGVSIYSTAPSGGYKFMNGTSMATPYVSGVAALLKSQNPSMTAVQIKSRILSSCDILSSLSGKVATGGRLNAAKALGISSPTPTQTPTITRTPTITQTPNPTPTITRTPTQTLTPTPTPTVTRTPTQTRTPYPTPTVTKTPIQTLTPTPTSTITKIPTQTQTPYPTNQPSNNCGIYKTDTKTNYLRQGQAMVFGYYIPEDGRSRIEWKMNSFGMSNPGKGSIKNDKNDKKSGYSFVGKDSAVFDLYICKDCNPKYSYCTAYRYASGSNSYVSITHPTAGSTYYALVYARSGSGTFNLQTNSYKCPDNPPGITASAQSVADSSRSGDSGSNSDVQIPQAEFVSY